The window GCTCACAACATCGACCCCAAGGAACAGCGCGACGAAAAGCGCCGCACTGAGTGCTCACGTCTGTTCGGGGAGTTCGCCGACGAATGGCGGGAGACCTTCGAGACGGGACTGAAGCACCCCGCTGCACGTCGCAAGCTGAAGCGCATCGTCGAGGTGATCTGCAGGCCGCTTCGCAAGCTTCCGCTCGACGAGATCCAGACCCAGCACGTCGTCGCGGCGCTAAAACCGGTTTGGCACCAGCGCGAAACCTCACGCGACGCACGCCAGCGCATCAAGAAAATCCTCGACGCGGCCATCGCCCACAATTTTAGGCCGAAAGACAATCCGGCGGATTGGGATAGCCGCCTCTCACCGATCATGCCAAAGCAACCGCGACGCGGCACCACGCGCGGCAGCCACAAAGCGATGGACTATCGCGACCTGCCCGCCTTTATGCAGACGCTCGCCACCATTCCTGATCAGAGTGCGCGGGCGCTCGAGGTCACCATTTTGACCCTGGCGCGCACCAATGAGGTGCAAAACATGTGTTGGACACACCTCAACTTCAACGAGCACCTCTGGGATCAGACCCACCGTGACACCAAAAACGAGCGCGCCAAGCGCACGCCGCTACCGAAGCAGACAACAAGCTACCTGCGCGCAGCTCACGAGGATCGCATCAGCGATTTCGTCTTCCCCGGCCGCAGCCTTAAACGGCCAATATCCAATATGACCATGCTCAAGCATTTGAAGGAAATCGCCGGCGACAAGAAGCTTACTGTGCATGGCTTCCGCTCCACATTCCGCACATGGGCGCAGGAAGAAACGGACTTTGAGGAGGAGATCATCGAGCATTGCCTCCATCACATTACAGGTGATGAGACCGAAAAGGCCTATAAGAGGGGCGAGGCCATAAAGAAGCGTCGCATCGTCATGCAGGCCTTTGCCGATTTTGCAACGCGAGCCCCTAAAGTAAAGACGATGCCGGTTAAGGCGGCCTGACGACCAAGTGGTTATCGAGACTTTGGATCAGCCGATCCCGAAACTCTTCCTTGCGAGGGCAAGCTGTCGAGAAACGAAGCGAGATCGGCACGGGTGATGATCGTCCGCGTACCGTATTTGCGGTGACGCAAGCGTCCCTCGCGAATCGCCTTGTAGATCGATGTCTGCCCCAGCGATGACAGCTGCGCGGCTTCTCGAATCGTCATGGCAAGTTTTTCCAGTGGAAACTCAAGCACAGAATCGTGTCTCGTTATGCCTCTCATGGTGGGCCATCTCGCGTTGCTTTCCGATCCCATGTGGCTGCTCGCCTCAACATGCGTGCCATTGGTCGACGAGATACCGACATAGCCGCGCGAAGCTTTTGAAGTGGACGTATAGACTTGCTTTCCCTCTATTCAGTCCCGAAGGCACAGAAATTCAATCCTTGTTCGAAATGCAAATCAGCGATGAGCCACAGTTAGATCAATGCCCTTCTGTCGAGTGCTAGTGCGACGCAATCAAAGCCATCACCGAGAGATGCTTCAAAAAGACGTGAAGCATCATTCCATGTTGCATTACTTTTCCATACCGCCGCACCGGGCCTCGAAGTCGATTTGACCTAAACCCTTAGGCCAACGTTCGGCTCAATCGTCTTTTGCGCGATAAGAACTCGATGAGGCGTCGCCCCCAAGAACACGGGGTCATCACTTACTCCAGCCTCAGGACAATTCCGAAAACTCGCGCGGCAATTAGGGTCAGGATTCGTCCATCCGATGCGATTATGGATCGCGCAAGTCCCCGCGCCCGCCGGGTGCAATCGGAGTGAGCGACCCCCTGCGTCCTGAACGCAGGGGTTGCCAGCCAAGTATTGTTGCAAGCCGTGTTATCCCGTTTTGTTCATGCTCGTTCGGGATTGAAGCTCGAGTGCTTGCCTCTCGGCACGCTGCTTCACATGGGAAACACGGCGAGCGTTGAATTGACCGGTCTGCGAACACCCTGCGTTTTGATCGACCGATTCAAGAAAGGCCTGAAGCAACACATGATCAACAATGAGAATGGACCACCGTACAGATGTGGCGTGCTAGCTGTCGCGCTCCGGAGGTTCCGTTGGCGCGGGCGATCGAGGGTTCCCTCCCCGGTGAACGGTGAGTGCAGCGTTCACCCGGGCATGCGAGAAGCTAAAGATCGACAACCTGCATTTCCACGATCTGCGTCACGAGGGAACAAGCCGACTGTTCGAGGCGGGACTCCCGATTGAAAAGGTCGCACTCGTCACGGGTCACAAAGATTGGCGGCAACTGCGGCGCTATACAAATCTCATGGTCGAAGATCTTCTCAAGCTGCAGAATGCGTCGCAGCCGTCGATGGAAGAATTCCTGGAGGCGTTGGTTGCTTCGTGAGAGGTTGTCGCCGAACGAATCGCCCTCTGACACAGACACAGAACTGTTTGCATCAAATTATTTGTTAAATTTTAGGATATCAAGAAACTTTCTGCTCTCTATGGTCCCATGATGATCTCGCTTACATTAAGCGGAAAATGCTCAGGCTCCCTTCCTTGCTCAAGCCGTTGCTATAGGGGTTATACGACGGTTCGAAGCTCACAATCTCCGCGTCGACTTACTCGCGCTAGACACACAACAACAGAAAACATTCTTTCGTATAGATTGTAAGTCATATTTACAGCGCAATCTATAATTGTAACTTAGATAATATTCTCAAAAATAAGATTATGGCGAGTGGCGTTAGTGGGGTGAGCAATGTCGTTGGGCACCACGGTCTCGGCCAGCCTCTGTGGGGCTGGTGAACATCAGCTTAAAGTGACTTCGTCTAACGTTTATGATTATTTGAAGGGGCGCCTCATACGTTATCAGTTTCGACCGCGAGAACGGCTCGTCGTTGCGGAGCTTGCTGACAGCATAAAGGTCAGCAGCACACCAGTCAGAGAGGCTTTAAGCCGCCTTTGTGTGGAGGAATATCTAGTCTCCGTGCCAAATCGAGGGTTCTTCGTCCGCCCCCTAAGCGTTAAGGAAATGCGCGATTTGCTTGAGTTTGGATGGTTCTTGCTTCGAGATTCGATCGAGCTTAGCAGCAAGAAACGCGAAAAGATGCCGCTTAGTGACCGTCCCGAGATGCTCCCGATCGAAAGCGCAAGCTGCGATAGTGCCGCAGCTGTTGTGTATATCGAGACAGCCTACAAGCGGATTTCTGCGCTGACACCAAATTCCGCACTGAGTCGAGCCCTCTCTAATTTTGTCGACCGGACGCATTACATTCGGTCTCTAGATATCGAGGACTATGGGTCTCGGGGCAAACTCGTCACGGACATCGGCGAGATTGACCAGCTACTTCACCGGGGAGAGATCTCACCGGCGATCTCGTGCCTGGAACTCCATTTTGAAGAACAATACGAGCGGTTGCCAAGCCTCGTAAAAGAAGGCATCAGCAGACTTTACGCTGGGACATCTGCCGATCAATAGAATGCGGAGCCTGCAGGCTTTGCGGTAATCGCGCCGCTGTGGAATTTCCCACAGGCGTCGAATTGTCGTTGATGGCGTGACCACTAAACAAATCTCGTCATTATTTGAGGCCCGTTGACGCCAGTACTTCGATTTCGCTTCGAACGTTTTTTGCTTCGACGGCTAGGCAGGCCAGCGTGTTTGGCAGACCTTGCGTTCGCTGACCGACGCGGTTTACAGGTCGCGGCGGTTCGCCGGCTTCAAGGCGGGTGCGCCCCCCGTACAAATTTTGCTCTGAACGGTGCCGCGCACGGTTGCGATCTGGCACTTATCGAACCGATCATCCACTGCAGGTGCGCTGTCCGGGTCTCGCTCGCAAACACTGCTGTGTCTTCGTGCATAGGGACCCCGCGTAGAATGCAAGCAATGGATTGTCGTACGCATTCTTTTTGGCATCGTACTATGTACTCGCCACATCTCGAACCTTGCTGCTTTACTGCGAGGCGCACAAACGCGCCGATCGTGGCATCTCCCCAGTTCATGCGAAGCATCGCTCGGATTACGTCCTTGTGCGCGGTCCTACCGGAGAATCAGCATGGCCGTCACCGAGAGCAGGCAGCGTGCGTCGTCCGATCAGCTAAGCGCGTCTAATGCCAAGTCCCTTAAACCAGAATACCCAATGCTCGGACTCTTGAGAGACGCGTTTCCATATCGGATCCCAGGCCCGAGATTTGGACGATATGCATCTTTGGTGATGGTCGCCCCATGCAATATGGCGTGTCCCTATTGTGATGTCGGTGGATACGCCAAGGACGACGATCACAATCTACCTGGCTGGTCTCCCATTTCTCTTAGGGAAATCGAAGCTTTCGTCGACGAAGAGGTCGACCGCGGACGGATAATCTATCTTACCGGAGGCGAGCCTCTCATGTTTCCCGAACTCGTAGCTCATATTGGCGCGAAAGTGCGAAGGCGCGGCGGCTATACCAGCGTGGCTACCAACGCAAGTGCGCGCCAACGACTTCGTATGGTCAGCCCTCACGTCGACGAGTTTAGCGTCAGCCTTAAGGGCACACCACAGACGGCAGCGAGCACATCAGGCGTAACCGGACGCCTGGCATTCGACCTGCCTCATCAAAACACACTTGGCCTTCTGAATACTCCTGGCATTACCCTTGAGCTCGTGGTCGTTCTGTTTGATGCGCTCACGTACGAGAACTTCTGCGAGATCTATCGCCCATTCTTTGGCCGGGCCTATCTCACGTTGAAGCAATACCGGCCGAAGATTACGACCGTTCACAAGGA is drawn from Bradyrhizobium prioriisuperbiae and contains these coding sequences:
- a CDS encoding tyrosine-type recombinase/integrase translates to MAKSTKPKINGKNYLTVPAGEYPCGNNLYLTVAETGGRRWSFRYQRRGIVKRMGLGSARIVKFGDAKTLALSALRDLAHNIDPKEQRDEKRRTECSRLFGEFADEWRETFETGLKHPAARRKLKRIVEVICRPLRKLPLDEIQTQHVVAALKPVWHQRETSRDARQRIKKILDAAIAHNFRPKDNPADWDSRLSPIMPKQPRRGTTRGSHKAMDYRDLPAFMQTLATIPDQSARALEVTILTLARTNEVQNMCWTHLNFNEHLWDQTHRDTKNERAKRTPLPKQTTSYLRAAHEDRISDFVFPGRSLKRPISNMTMLKHLKEIAGDKKLTVHGFRSTFRTWAQEETDFEEEIIEHCLHHITGDETEKAYKRGEAIKKRRIVMQAFADFATRAPKVKTMPVKAA
- a CDS encoding helix-turn-helix domain-containing protein; this translates as MTIREAAQLSSLGQTSIYKAIREGRLRHRKYGTRTIITRADLASFLDSLPSQGRVSGSADPKSR
- a CDS encoding GntR family transcriptional regulator — protein: MSLGTTVSASLCGAGEHQLKVTSSNVYDYLKGRLIRYQFRPRERLVVAELADSIKVSSTPVREALSRLCVEEYLVSVPNRGFFVRPLSVKEMRDLLEFGWFLLRDSIELSSKKREKMPLSDRPEMLPIESASCDSAAAVVYIETAYKRISALTPNSALSRALSNFVDRTHYIRSLDIEDYGSRGKLVTDIGEIDQLLHRGEISPAISCLELHFEEQYERLPSLVKEGISRLYAGTSADQ
- a CDS encoding radical SAM protein, giving the protein MAVTESRQRASSDQLSASNAKSLKPEYPMLGLLRDAFPYRIPGPRFGRYASLVMVAPCNMACPYCDVGGYAKDDDHNLPGWSPISLREIEAFVDEEVDRGRIIYLTGGEPLMFPELVAHIGAKVRRRGGYTSVATNASARQRLRMVSPHVDEFSVSLKGTPQTAASTSGVTGRLAFDLPHQNTLGLLNTPGITLELVVVLFDALTYENFCEIYRPFFGRAYLTLKQYRPKITTVHKEHSYTTVLLEDRAHAEVQPMSLDRAHDLFRRLVKSYPEHGAYFGLVTGGGGDQHVFRGDEEHFFQR